Proteins encoded within one genomic window of Gigantopelta aegis isolate Gae_Host chromosome 2, Gae_host_genome, whole genome shotgun sequence:
- the LOC121380894 gene encoding uncharacterized protein LOC121380894 isoform X2: protein MPMADFLNIYKREDVYMVQRANEQMMEDIHVPVTLQCGGFQRVLQDAVVWFSSGNTRSVLHYDVLDNLLCVLEGMKEVLLINKTYSHLVEAHGFDQDGMYSRVDVDSVNMKQFPRLQKVPWYQARLQAGDCLYIPFRWYHQIKSAVGRNLALNIWFSHLWAFDQSDCDKHTQFNLTVPIKTFGVASPNEQVRSLFLEFFYGLEEVNKSSFFQMIPVEQKPLEELFAVIDKDKNSVLTWKELYLFDIDDAVRQFPNIFHSSILEKEKVRDESENIEENMDDDEADMTDEIDIPERKNDIPRSQMDNSDSKIIVDDITEHSELKSTIKVKVTPKDKVEEEKQVLEEKQDLKRKPTVTEDSKDTVLKENIKDKKHDEL, encoded by the exons AAGACATCCACGTGCCTGTGACTCTGCAGTGTGGGGGGTTCCAGCGAGTCCTGCAGGACGCCGTTGTGTGGTTCAGCAGTGGCAACACCCGCTCAGTGCTGCACTACGACGTCCTTGACAATCTCTTGTGTGTCCTAGAGGGAATGAAGGAAGTGCTGCTCATAAATAAG ACCTACAGTCATCTTGTGGAGGCTCATGGGTTCGACCAGGATGGAATGTACAGCAGGGTAGATGTGGACTCGGTGAACATGAAGCAGTTTCCTAGGTTACAGAAAGTTCCGTGGTATCAGGCTCGCTTGCAGGCTGGTGACTGTCTGTATATTCCTTTCAG ATGGTATCACCAGATCAAGTCTGCCGTGGGCCGCAATCTTGCTTTGAACATCTGGTTTTCTCACCTGTGGGCATTTGATCAGTCTGACTGTGACAAACACACCCAGTTCAACCTCACTGTCCCAATAAAGACATTCGGAGTTGCTTCCCCTAATGAGCAGGTTAG GAGTCTTTTCTTGGAGTTTTTCTATGGGCTGGAGGAAGTGAACAAGTCGTCCTTTTTCCAGATGATACCAGTTGAACAGAAACCATTAGAGGAG CTTTTCGCTGTCATAGATAAAGACAAGAATTCAGTATTGACGTGGAAAGAGCTGTACCTTTTTGACATCGATGATGCAGTTCGACAGTTTCCAAATATTTTTCACAGCAGTATTTTAGAAAAGGAGAAAGTGAGAGATGAATCAGAAAATATAGAGGAAAACATGGATGATGACGAAGCTGATATGACTGATGAGATAGATATACCTGAGAGAAAGAATGATATACCAAGAAGTCAGATGGATAACTCCGATAGTAAAATAATTGTAGATGATATAACTGAGCACAGTGAGTTGAAAAGTACAATCAAGGTTAAAGTGACACCAAAAGATAAGGTAGAAGAAGAGAAACAAGTTTTGGAAGAGAAACAAGACTTGAAACGGAAACCGACTGTAACAGAAGATTCAAAAGATAccgttttaaaagaaaatatcaaAGATAAAAAACATGATGAGCTTTAG